One window of Acipenser ruthenus chromosome 17, fAciRut3.2 maternal haplotype, whole genome shotgun sequence genomic DNA carries:
- the LOC117423266 gene encoding transmembrane protein 207-like isoform X1 has protein sequence MLQVVPTDPLCERDQLCMDFAGEQGWFVWFCLVLFAVLALGSLVLCCHRSWLTRHNRLVSARTLAVLALNHPDPVYVSESSQCQFLGNQRPCHSAGAPSTSPPAYFNTLGPEPPPPPPYEEAIKTRGF, from the exons ATGTTGCAGGTAGTGCCCACGGATCCGTTGTGTGAAAGAGATCAATT ATGCATGGATTTTGCAGGAGAACAGGGCTGGTTTGTCTG GTTCTGTTTGGTGCTGTTCGCAGTGCTGGCTCTGGGCTCACTTGTCCTCTGCTGTCATCGGAGCTGGCTAACTCGGCACAACCGTCTCGTCTCAGCACGGACCCTCGCAGTCCTGGCACTGAACCACCCTGATCCTGTCTACG TGAGTGAATCTTCCCAGTGTCAGTTTCTTGGGAATCAGAGGCCCTGCCATTCTGCAGGGGCCCCCAGCACATCTCCGCCAGCCTACTTCAACACACTAGGACCAGAGCCTCCACCCCCACCTCCGTATGAAGAGGCCATTAAAACAAGAGGATTCTAG
- the LOC117423266 gene encoding transmembrane protein 207-like isoform X2 codes for MDFAGEQGWFVWFCLVLFAVLALGSLVLCCHRSWLTRHNRLVSARTLAVLALNHPDPVYVSESSQCQFLGNQRPCHSAGAPSTSPPAYFNTLGPEPPPPPPYEEAIKTRGF; via the exons ATGGATTTTGCAGGAGAACAGGGCTGGTTTGTCTG GTTCTGTTTGGTGCTGTTCGCAGTGCTGGCTCTGGGCTCACTTGTCCTCTGCTGTCATCGGAGCTGGCTAACTCGGCACAACCGTCTCGTCTCAGCACGGACCCTCGCAGTCCTGGCACTGAACCACCCTGATCCTGTCTACG TGAGTGAATCTTCCCAGTGTCAGTTTCTTGGGAATCAGAGGCCCTGCCATTCTGCAGGGGCCCCCAGCACATCTCCGCCAGCCTACTTCAACACACTAGGACCAGAGCCTCCACCCCCACCTCCGTATGAAGAGGCCATTAAAACAAGAGGATTCTAG
- the LOC117423778 gene encoding claudin-16-like, translating into MRTLLEYVAFFFALVSSGFLIVATWTDCWMVNTDDSLEFSSSCRGLWWECVTHVFDGVTTCDEYDSIFADHSVKLVVTRTLMIMADILSGFGFVILLLGLDCIKFLEEAPNIKIRICLVAGITLLLAAVPGMIASVWYAVGVYVERTTLVFHNVFLGLQYQFGWSCWLGMAGSMGCVLAGTVLTCCMHLFKDVGSGRNPFHYNHPSRLVQRKKPARLSPDTMHSYTRSETAKMYAVDTRV; encoded by the exons ATGAGGACTCTTCTCGAGTACGTCGCCTTTTTCTTCGCTCTGGTGTCATCTGGCTTTCTCATCGTGGCCACCTGGACGGACTGCTGGATGGTCAACACTGACGACAGTCTGGAG TTCAGCTCCAGTTGTCGAGGCCTGTGGTGGGAGTGTGTGACCCACGTCTTCGATGGAGTCACAACCTGCGATGAATATGACTCCATATTTGCTGACCACTCCG TGAAGCTGGTGGTAACCCGAACCCTGATGATTATGGCTGATATCCTGTCCGGGTTCGGCTTCGTTATCCTGCTCCTCGGACTGGACTGCATAAAATTCCTGGAGGAAGCACCAAACATTAAGATCCGGATCTGCTTAGTTGCTGGAATAACGTTACTGCTGGCAG CGGTCCCTGGAATGATCGCCTCAGTGTGGTACGCGGTCGGGGTCTACGTGGAGCGCACCACGCTGGTTTTCCACAACGTGTTCCTGGGGCTGCAGTACCAGTTTGGCTGGTCCTGCTGGCTCGGAATGGCTGGCTCTATGGGCTGCGTTCTAGCAGGGACCGTGCTGACATGCTGCATGCACTTGTTTAAAG acgtTGGATCTGGTCGAAATCCGTTCCACTACAACCATCCCTCGAGGCTAGTGCAGAGGAAGAAGCCTGCCAGACTGTCCCCTGACACCATGCACTCCTACACCAGGAGTGAAACAGCCAAGATGTATGCCGTGGACACCAGGGTTTAG